From one Phocoena sinus isolate mPhoSin1 chromosome 6, mPhoSin1.pri, whole genome shotgun sequence genomic stretch:
- the LOC116755044 gene encoding spermatogenesis-associated protein 31E1-like encodes MPCAQLPAGSRVIQIMENALFSLKSTFDTWQYSSCTLCVSDIILAFLCGLGLFFLLLRYLKNNVSSPPPRKHENIRKHQMEPKGRRKINEKKRAVKACRSSLKELENARDLISFLRSHLDKLPHKGGFHQLSCQDPLGEVGKAAPAAAHQPCRKPAEDDVPAVCPSAALVPLTQGPLPVASTLSTEPQDQCNLKRVTLGTVAKSSPPGNSFLASTTAAILSLGLACYHILFLSFWWKITKALFFPTSSQSKSWQEHLSHQPPGAPFSGGPTDKQVETGSPLFDSPEVQRLLELLITKKVNLNTCKEKEKDGSFSEQMSSDYRLNTLGNMWKSLGAEQDNTTPQSFWNMKDKKEQLEQLPGPQQLLHSEVLRDHLEQKYSRLYWGLPSLPSESLVDVRSSAQQPAPFVLFRGVSHGFSVSIQPRIPLGASQAPVLPYPGVPPQPFTQNLPPCQPPPLAQIQAQPYLPSSLLSRPPYSPPQMSTCGLDCPTFQNKTLYFIPAETQCLKCPLLQKQLKSGEPSPSVVKRSQKGFNQLILTLPQDRGCSQARKSAVSIHREDLIGPDLQKQHLQKRLIKEQSKRGLACSIHLSLSLELSSYQCQFLGTHQAQGKQGPWQPSAFTGKRRLDRQKTRSRCPRRSHRKGQMQFQPGQDFGKGLRPYLRRISKASSRTSLPVKFLPRNSEKESERYLMRPLKSNSGNCLPSSPEQKHLEKFLKAHLSTKSRQINQGMTPVIVRQSWLAANCASYKPPPHEEIRNLASSKYWKPCVNSSRELSFLSPSIRQMLEAHVLRWRVRHRWGLPNQAFEPINLKPGGAQPLSSPRSTFSPSATCQSRAHSKANFANKLSGKPQPHQGMTVITKATVPTLVSPLPVPSPEHTEIQRALGKTSPGDRYGPSEAPLTGQEGRLPYQMPTVNLMGRSWENGPVLGFPATRKTLSPPTKSVAQHPKEPCLKTQVAQGRATAELLPDSHSDILLQDYATGMRLQDFATNVLLQDHHTDVLLSSDILASHRSLSSSQREHASEDAPAFQAVPYDLNVSEQSSLGQQKFKTTQLQDPFKSQSNMPAPAEEWRCVRSLQPGDHEETRSNQQQQEPGKPKVTDPCKGQFASTEGREDNWKPKPGEYKERSSGLKASQASGMSHASQVRERGESLGSKHPQLSPGKRQLSPESQNRMRQYVSHDKKGKGIEESLQKGKPASATAHQQKPIKGKPVVESRAIDPCAIPRAVAQVLREKLGLHQGLCASKLNQHPEQLQAPAEGHSHYHRVLSSSEERRVLKDTAYSHQASPKDHSYLNKSRHTTGRGDKSAFPPRELESPVRRCQHGPRVAGDSGHLRHHPTCPQKCVPSGQPECASHAFPGRKVVPKKVQFMERKPASSHVNRSSM; translated from the exons CATCAAATGGAGCCGAAGGGGAGACGCAAGATTAACGAGAAAAAGAGAGCTGTGAAAG CTTGCAGAAGTTCCCTGAAAGAGCTGGAAAACGCACGGGACCTGATTTCATTTCTGCGAAG CCACCTGGACAAGCTCCCTCACAAGGGCGGCTTCCATCAGCTCTCCTGTCAAGACCCCCTCGGTGAGGTGGGCAAAGCAGCGCCTGCTGCAGCCCACCAGCCCTGCAGGAAACCTGCAGAAGACGATGTTCCTGCCGTGTGCCCATCAGCTGCCCTGGTTCCTCTGACCCAGGGCCCTTTACCTGTGGCCTCCACCCTGTCAACAGAACCTCAAGACCAATGCAACTTGAAGAGAGTCACCCTTGGCACTGTTGCAAAGAGCTCACCTCCAGGTAATTCTTTTTTGGCATCTACCACTGCAGCCATCTTGAGTCTTGGCCTCGCATGCTATCACATTTTGTTCCTGTCCTTCTGGTGGAAGATTACCAAGGCCTTGTTCTTCCCCACCTCATCACAGAGTAAGTCCTGGCAAGAACACCTGTCCCACCAGCCACCAGGGGCCCCGTTCTCGGGAGGGCCCACAGACAAGCAGGTAGAGACTGGTAGCCCCTTATTTGACAGCCCTGAAGTCCAGAGGCTGCTGGAGCTCCTAATCACCAAGAAAGTAAATCTAAACACttgtaaggagaaagaaaaggacgGGTCATTCTCAGAACAAATGAGCTCAGACTACCGCCTGAACACGTTAGGGAATATGTGGAAATCACTGGGTGCTGAGCAGGACAACACAACCCCTCAATCTTTCTGGAacatgaaagacaaaaaagagcAGCTAGAGCAGCTACCTGGTCCTCAGCAGCTCTTACACTCCGAGGTCTTGAGGGACCACTTGGAACAGAAATACAGCCGGCTCTACTGGGGTCTCCCCTCTCTGCCCAGCGAGTCGCTGGTGGACGTTAGGAGCTCTGCTCAACAGCCGGCACCCTTTGTTTTATTCAGGGGAGTTTCTCATGGCTTCTCAGTTTCAATTCAACCTAGAATACCTTTAGGTGCTTCCCAGGCCCCAGTCTTGCCCTACCCGGGGGTCCCACCCCAGCCTTTCACTCAAAACCTGCCTCCCTGCCAGCCCCCACCTCTGGCTCAGATCCAGGCCCAGCCCTACCTCCCATCTTCTCTCCTATCCAGACCACCTTATTCTCCACCCCAGATGAGTACCTGTGGACTAGACTGTCCTACATTTCAGAACAAGACACTATATTTTATCCCAGCTGAAACTCAATGTCTGAAATGCCCCTTGTTGCAGAAGCAACTGAAAAGTGGGGAGCCTTCACCCTCTGTGGTCAAAAGGTCTCAGAAAGGCTTTAACCAACTCATTCTCACCCTTCCTCAAGACAGGGGATGCTCCCAGGCCCGAAAGTCAGCAGTTTCCATTCATCGTGAGGACTTAATTGGCCCTGATCTCCAGAAGCAACATCTTCAAAAGAGGCTCATCAAAGAGCAAAGCAAGAGGGGCCTGGCCTGCAGTATCcacctgtctctgtctctggaaTTGAGCTCCTATCAGTGCCAATTTTTAGGGACTCATCAGGCACAGGGCAAGCAGGGACCCTGGCAGCCCTCTGCTTTTACGGGCAAAAGGAGACTGGACCGACAGAAGACAAGGTCCAGGTGCCCTAGGAGATCCCACAGGAAGGGTCAAATGCAATTCCAACCAGGGCAGGATTTCGGCAAGGGTCTAAGGCCATATCTGAGGAGGATCTCAAAAGCTTCCTCCAGGACCAGCCTCCCAGTCAAGTTTCTGCCAAGAAACTCTGAAAAGGAGTCAGAAAGATACTTGATGAGGCCCTTGAAGAGTAACTCTGGAAACTGTTTACCCAGTAGCCCAGAGcagaaacatctagaaaaattcttgaaagccCATTTGAGCACAAAGTCGAGGCAGATTAATCAAGGTATGACACCTGTGATTGTGCGTCAATCCTGGCTCGCTGCCAACTGTGCTTCTTATAAGCCCCCCCCTCACGAGGAAATCAGAAATCTAGCATCCTCGAAGTATTGGAAACCCTGTGTAAACTCCTCCCGCGAGCTTTCCTTCCTCAGTCCAAGCATTCGGCAGATGCTGGAAGCACATGTTTTAAGGTGGCGGGTAAGGCACAGGTGGGGCTTACCCAACCAGGCCTTTGAGCCCATAAATCTCAAGCCAGGTGGGGCTCAACCCTTGTCCTCTCCAAGGTCCAccttttccccctctgccacctgtcAATCTAGAGCACACTCAAAAGCCAACTTTGCTAATAAGCTCTCTGGAAAACCTCAGCCCCATCAGGGAATGACAGTGATAACAAAAGCAACAGTTCCCACCCTGGTGAGTCCCCTCCCTGTTCCCTCACCTGAGCATACAGAAATCCAGAGGGCCCTGGGAAAGACTTCACCTGGTGACAGGTATGGGCCCTCAGAGGCCCCTCTGACTGGACAGGAGGGCAGACTGCCTTATCAGATGCCCACAGTCAACCTCATGGGCAGAAGCTGGGAGAATGGGCCTGTCTTGGGCTTTCCAGCCACTAGGAAAACCCTGTCACCACCAACAAAGTCAGTTGCCCAACATCCAAAGGAGCCATGCCTTAAAACACAGGTGGCTCAAGGCCGTGCCACTGCTGAGCTCCTTCCAGACTCTCACAGTGACATCCTCCTTCAAGACTATGCCACTGGCATGCGCCTCCAGGACTTTGCCACCAATGTGCTCCTTCAAGACCATCACACTGATGTGCTCCTTTCTTCAGACATCTTGGCTTCTCACAGGTCTCTTTCTAGTTCCCAGAGGGAACACGCTAGTGAGGACGCACCAGCTTTCCAGGCGGTGCCATATGACCTCAACGTCAGTGAACAGAGCAGCCTGGGGCAGCAGAAATTCAAAACAACACAACTTCAGGACCCATTTAAAAGCCAGAGCAACATGCCTGCCCCAGCTGAGGAGTGGAGGTGCGTTAGGAGCCTCCAACCTGGAGACCATGAAGAAACGAGAAGCAACCAGCAACAACAGGAACCCGGGAAACCAAAAGTTACGGATCCGTGTAAGGGCCAGTTTGCCTCGactgaggggagggaggacaaCTGGAAGCCCAAACCAGGAGAGTATAAAGAAAGGTCTTCAGGACTAAAGGCTTCGCAAGCAAGTGGGATGAGCCACGCTTCTCAGGTCAGGGAAAGAGGAGAGTCCCTTGGGAGCAAACACCCCCAGCTCTCACCAGGGAAGAGACAGCTTTCACCAGAAAGCCAAAATAGGATGAGGCAGTATGTTAGCCACGataaaaaaggcaaaggaatagAAGAATCCCTTCAAAAAGGCAAGCCTGCATCAGCCACTGCTCACCAGCAGAAACCAATCAAAGGCAAACCTGTTGTAGAGAGCAGGGCTATTGACCCTTGTGCGATTCCAAGAGCTGTTGCACAGGTCCTAAGAGAGAAACTGGGGCTTCACCAAGGACTCTGTGCCTCAAAGTTAAATCAGCACCCAGAACAGCTCCAGGCCCCAGCAGAGGGGCACTCCCACTACCACAGGGTTCTCTCCTCTTCAGAAGAGAGAAGGGTGTTGAAAGATACAGCCTACAGTCACCAAGCCAGCCCCAAGGACCACAGCTACCTTAACAAGAGCAGGCATACCACAGGCAGGGGCGACAAGTCAGCCTTCCCACCCAGGGAACTGGAGTCCCCAGTCAGACGCTGCCAGCATGGACCAAGGGTGGCCGGTGACTCAGGCCACCTGCGCCATCACCCAACATGTCCTCAAAAATGTGTTCCCTCTGGTCAGCCAGAGTGTGCTTCTCATGCCTTTCCTGGGAGGAAAGTAGTGCCAAAAAAAGTTCAGTTCATGGAAAGAAAACCTGCTTCTTCTCACGTTAACAGATCATCTATGTGA